A genomic window from Montipora capricornis isolate CH-2021 chromosome 8, ASM3666992v2, whole genome shotgun sequence includes:
- the LOC138059326 gene encoding melatonin receptor type 1A-like, which produces MLFFFSFNLVNIYWIDKALPFLDVIFQRRCAKMIDELSSRSLFITVVEVLSILSLNVLSLTGNTLVCIAVFKNVRLRSTTNLYIVALAVSDLLSAIFVMPFVCGVLIASKWIFGNVACQFHAFFNLFVIYVSPLTMGLTAVNRYVRMCKPDEIYRRWFSKRKSIAFLTSAWIVVACCIAVPRFAGFQEHRFIPGYAQCSIEHHSYAGKMIHYCIVLVLFFLTPLITTVFCYRKVGKMIRQHNENSSTNIQPSVYTGISRHEINISKSLFAVVFAFMVCWIPFWIIVILQRFFLVEKMPRNVELLCMFLLYFSNTINPFVYAGMNSAFRGEFRKLLLCKRCRKDIIVPGREGANTEEVNTHSNVSDKGQVGQTTPL; this is translated from the coding sequence atgcttttttttttttcttttaatctgGTGAATATTTATTGGATAGACAAAGCCCTTCCTTTTTTAGATGTCATTTTCCAGAGACGTTGCGCTAAGATGATCGATGAACTGAGTTCTCGCAGCCTCTTCATTACCGTCGTTGAAGTTTTGTCGATATTATCTTTAAACGTTTTGTCGCTAACAGGAAACACGTTAGTCTGCATCGCAGTTTTCAAGAACGTTCGACTTCGGTCAACGACTAACTTGTACATCGTTGCTCTAGCAGTGAGCGATCTGCTGTCCGCCATTTTCGTGATGCCATTCGTTTGCGGTGTGCTTATAGCCAGTAAATGGATTTTCGGTAACGTGGCTTGCCAATTTCACGCTTTTTTCAACTTGTTTGTGATATACGTTTCCCCGTTAACGATGGGTCTGACAGCCGTGAATCGATATGTGAGGATGTGCAAGCCAGATGAGATATACAGGAGATGGTTTTCAAAGAGGAAGTCTATTGCTTTCCTCACGTCTGCGTGGATCGTCGTCGCTTGCTGCATTGCCGTTCCACGCTTTGCAGGTTTTCAAGAGCACCGGTTCATTCCAGGGTATGCGCAGTGCTCCATCGAACATCACAGCTATGCTGGGAAAATGATTCATTACTGCATTGTCCTCGTTCTCTTCTTTTTAACACCTCTGATAACAACTGTTTTCTGCTACCGAAAAGTCGGGAAGATGATACGCCAGCACAACGAAAATTCTTCAACTAATATTCAGCCAAGCGTTTACACGGGTATTAGCAGGCACGAAATAAATATCAGTAAATCTCTCTTTGCAGTCGTGTTTGCCTTTATGGTATGTTGGATACCATTTTGGATAATTGTAATCTTACAACGTTTCTTCCTTGTGGAAAAAATGCCTCGTAATGTCGAACTCTTGTGTATGTTTCTCCTCTATTTCTCCAACACAATAAACCCATTCGTGTATGCAGGAATGAATTCCGCTTTCAGAGGTGAATTTCGCAAGCTACTCCTCTGCAAACGATGTCGTAAAGATATCATTGTACCTGGCAGAGAAGGAGCAAACACAGAAGAGGTGAACACGCACAGCAACGTATCAGATAAGGGTCAAGTTGGACAGACAACACCACTGTAG